A part of Prosthecobacter sp. SYSU 5D2 genomic DNA contains:
- a CDS encoding AraC family transcriptional regulator: MPPAPSSTPPTWLWNTSQRSSAGSSPWHEALNPDALCFHLNFHGEGLLTLANGRGMSIKPQSLVCCRGAKTAARTLTRDRHECLTLVYPDAWLTEYLREVMGQVPDAVRRLVTSPFPTLGVQVRALSPEDLIWARSLMMSCISDAVRRMLDTARLADFLLRVLFSSGESLNESPALLSRSQRASHDRIERVKNQILRHLDENHDLESLAAEAGCSPHYLSRTFAQVNGIPLMLWIRRTRIERAAELIASGRCNVSEAALEVGYSSFSHFSRAFQEEKGVSPSKWISHLTNTRTH, translated from the coding sequence ATGCCTCCCGCACCGTCATCTACTCCGCCCACCTGGCTCTGGAATACCAGCCAGCGATCCAGCGCGGGCAGCAGTCCCTGGCATGAAGCGCTTAACCCGGACGCGCTCTGTTTCCACCTCAATTTTCACGGTGAAGGCCTGCTCACCCTGGCCAACGGGCGCGGCATGAGCATCAAACCACAAAGCCTGGTCTGCTGCCGCGGTGCCAAAACGGCGGCCCGTACCCTGACCCGCGACCGCCACGAGTGCCTGACTTTGGTTTACCCGGACGCCTGGCTGACGGAGTACCTGCGCGAGGTGATGGGCCAGGTCCCGGATGCCGTCCGCCGCCTGGTGACGAGCCCTTTTCCCACCCTCGGGGTGCAGGTGCGGGCCCTGAGTCCGGAGGACCTGATCTGGGCGCGCAGCCTCATGATGTCCTGCATCAGCGATGCCGTGCGCCGCATGCTGGACACCGCCCGCCTGGCGGACTTTCTCTTGCGGGTTCTGTTCTCCTCCGGCGAGAGCCTGAATGAGTCTCCCGCCCTGCTGTCGCGCTCCCAGCGCGCCTCGCACGACCGCATCGAGCGGGTGAAAAACCAGATCCTCCGCCACCTGGATGAAAACCATGACCTCGAATCCCTGGCGGCCGAGGCGGGATGCAGCCCGCATTACCTGAGCCGCACCTTTGCCCAGGTGAATGGCATTCCGCTCATGCTCTGGATCCGCCGCACCCGCATCGAGCGCGCGGCAGAGCTCATCGCCAGCGGGCGCTGCAATGTCTCCGAAGCAGCCTTGGAGGTCGGCTACAGCAGCTTCTCGCACTTCAGCCGCGCTTTCCAGGAGGAGAAGGGGGTCTCCCCCAGCAAATGGATCTCCCACCTCACGAACACCCGCACACATTGA
- a CDS encoding Ig domain-containing protein, translated as MTKHFASRVAALFLGCCTLSSLATDFTMDQLSAMAEPSTRLQANTTYFGWDNFEDPAPGTFLNDTTPDIGDTGIAGVRFETTNGQLHRAASTGNFYSGSSSATAEIAERVTVATNGTVGAEGTTTIIAQLVASSGNFISQWTFENINDVAPQVIHGVNALGRGQVWVKWVVPGNAATYEFTIGGVPHAMFGNAHMSFDKIAIDTYWGPEAQEDTMILEEPAAIAFNLDQATGIVAPSSRGTAGTTWFGWDGFGTPGVTAPIDDSTPDIGNYAGTQARFRTTNSEIHQFAGGSNLYILSGTLAEEITVPTSGVVGEAGFTTIFLQIASATSGMGGGSFAGEITATIDDVPPTMVVQGGAANTAQYWAKWEIPGNEATYVIAISGPEGQAHFSFDKVVVDTKFSPYGYVADSMKLKTVEITTETLADAVKGQLYNVQLEAEGGTLPHSWSLADESELPAGLTLSSSGVISGTPTTLEEVTFTVIAQDAEEYEAEKTYTLAVVSGIEIVTAELPVGVIGREYSVQLEAVDGLAPYEWSVTEGTLPAGLTLSAAGLLTGTPTAETTASLTFTVTDAEESTQSRVIELTVSPSLLLPVMNPVAFGATTVGADFAYTVSAANYPKQFNVSGLPAGLKVDRATGIISGRASLAGVYLVQVSAANTTGTSAVVSAPLVVTALPATQVGTFTGLIARDATANAGLGSQFTLTTTGKGSFTVKVKSGSATKSAKGFLASAAPQVQVAVNGIDLALTLDAETGLVSGTYGAAAVNGWLNVWDKKLNPPSSREGFYSVILDLADEDDLGAAAIPQGVGYATFTILPAGTVKIIGKSADGQTLTSSTTMGPHGELALYATQYANKGTMLGTLTVDEDEDGLFMGNDVSGSLTWLKPAGKGRVYAAGFGPVDLVAEGGYLGTATKRPVVLGLPATGSFSMAFEGAGVEASATNPDVTGALWTEKYKADFSDAVNAGKVTLKVNKATGAVTGSLTLTETTPPLVRKGVKFMGQVVRMSDGQIKAAGYFLLPQIATDGQKPNATPILSGVFQISQPLVP; from the coding sequence ATGACCAAACACTTCGCCTCCCGTGTGGCCGCCCTCTTTTTGGGATGTTGCACCCTCTCCAGCCTGGCCACTGATTTCACGATGGACCAGCTCTCCGCCATGGCGGAGCCGTCCACCCGGCTGCAAGCCAACACCACTTATTTTGGCTGGGACAACTTTGAAGATCCCGCCCCCGGCACCTTCCTCAACGATACCACCCCAGATATTGGGGATACCGGAATCGCGGGTGTGAGGTTCGAGACCACCAACGGCCAGCTTCACCGCGCAGCGAGCACTGGGAATTTCTACAGCGGCTCCAGCTCCGCCACGGCGGAGATCGCCGAGCGCGTGACCGTGGCCACGAACGGCACCGTGGGGGCCGAGGGGACCACGACCATCATCGCGCAGCTTGTCGCGAGCAGCGGCAATTTCATCAGCCAGTGGACCTTTGAAAACATCAACGACGTGGCTCCGCAGGTCATTCACGGCGTCAATGCCCTGGGCCGTGGCCAGGTGTGGGTGAAGTGGGTGGTGCCAGGCAATGCGGCCACCTATGAATTCACCATCGGCGGTGTGCCACATGCCATGTTTGGCAATGCCCACATGTCCTTCGACAAGATCGCCATTGATACCTATTGGGGGCCTGAGGCGCAGGAAGACACGATGATCCTGGAGGAGCCGGCGGCGATTGCCTTTAATTTGGACCAGGCCACGGGCATTGTGGCACCGAGCAGCCGTGGCACCGCAGGCACGACGTGGTTTGGCTGGGACGGCTTCGGCACGCCCGGAGTGACCGCGCCCATTGATGACAGCACGCCTGATATCGGCAACTACGCAGGCACCCAGGCCCGGTTCCGCACCACGAACAGCGAGATCCATCAGTTCGCCGGTGGCAGCAATCTTTACATCCTCAGCGGCACCCTGGCGGAAGAGATCACCGTGCCCACCAGCGGCGTGGTGGGTGAGGCCGGATTCACCACCATCTTCCTGCAGATCGCCTCAGCAACGAGCGGCATGGGTGGCGGCAGCTTTGCGGGCGAAATCACCGCCACAATTGACGATGTGCCACCGACGATGGTCGTCCAGGGCGGCGCTGCCAATACCGCGCAGTATTGGGCCAAGTGGGAGATTCCTGGCAACGAGGCCACCTATGTCATCGCCATCTCCGGTCCGGAAGGCCAGGCGCATTTCAGCTTCGACAAGGTGGTCGTGGACACCAAATTCAGCCCCTACGGTTACGTGGCGGACAGCATGAAATTGAAGACCGTGGAGATCACCACGGAGACGCTGGCGGATGCGGTCAAAGGCCAGCTTTACAACGTGCAGCTTGAGGCTGAAGGCGGCACCCTGCCTCACTCCTGGAGCCTGGCGGATGAATCCGAACTGCCTGCCGGTCTGACCCTCAGCAGCAGCGGTGTCATCAGCGGCACGCCCACGACTTTGGAAGAGGTGACCTTCACCGTCATCGCCCAGGATGCAGAGGAATATGAGGCTGAAAAAACCTACACGCTGGCCGTGGTTTCCGGCATTGAGATTGTCACGGCGGAACTGCCGGTGGGCGTCATTGGCCGGGAGTATTCCGTGCAGCTTGAAGCCGTGGACGGTCTGGCCCCCTATGAATGGTCCGTGACGGAAGGCACTCTGCCTGCCGGTCTAACATTGAGTGCTGCCGGTCTGCTCACCGGCACGCCGACTGCAGAGACAACCGCCTCCCTGACCTTCACCGTCACGGATGCGGAGGAATCCACCCAAAGCCGGGTGATCGAGCTGACGGTCTCACCGTCTCTCCTGTTGCCGGTCATGAACCCTGTGGCGTTCGGCGCGACCACCGTCGGCGCAGACTTTGCCTACACCGTTTCTGCGGCCAACTATCCCAAGCAGTTCAATGTCAGCGGCCTGCCCGCCGGACTGAAAGTGGACCGCGCCACCGGCATCATCAGTGGCCGCGCTTCCCTGGCCGGTGTTTATCTGGTGCAGGTCAGCGCCGCGAACACCACCGGCACCAGTGCCGTGGTCAGCGCGCCTTTGGTCGTCACCGCCCTGCCTGCCACGCAGGTGGGCACCTTCACCGGTCTCATCGCCCGGGATGCCACGGCCAATGCCGGTCTGGGCAGCCAGTTCACCCTCACCACGACGGGGAAAGGCAGCTTCACAGTGAAGGTGAAATCGGGTTCCGCAACGAAGTCCGCCAAGGGCTTCCTGGCATCCGCCGCACCCCAGGTGCAGGTGGCGGTGAACGGCATTGACCTGGCCCTGACGCTGGATGCTGAAACCGGCCTGGTCAGCGGCACCTATGGAGCGGCCGCTGTGAACGGCTGGCTGAACGTCTGGGACAAAAAGCTGAACCCGCCGAGCAGCCGCGAAGGTTTCTACAGCGTCATTTTGGACCTGGCGGATGAAGACGATCTCGGCGCGGCCGCCATCCCTCAGGGCGTGGGTTATGCCACCTTCACCATCCTGCCCGCCGGCACGGTGAAGATCATCGGCAAATCCGCCGACGGCCAGACCCTCACGTCCTCCACAACGATGGGCCCCCATGGTGAACTGGCGCTCTATGCCACCCAGTATGCGAATAAAGGCACGATGCTCGGTACCCTGACGGTGGATGAGGACGAAGACGGCCTGTTCATGGGCAATGACGTCAGCGGCTCCCTAACCTGGCTGAAACCCGCCGGCAAAGGCCGCGTGTATGCGGCAGGCTTTGGTCCGGTGGATCTGGTGGCCGAAGGCGGCTACCTGGGCACCGCCACCAAGCGCCCGGTCGTCCTTGGCCTGCCCGCCACCGGCAGCTTCAGCATGGCCTTCGAAGGAGCCGGCGTGGAAGCCTCCGCGACCAATCCGGATGTGACCGGTGCTCTCTGGACAGAGAAGTACAAGGCGGACTTCAGCGATGCGGTGAATGCAGGCAAGGTGACCCTCAAGGTCAACAAGGCCACCGGCGCCGTCACCGGCAGCCTGACATTGACCGAGACCACTCCGCCGCTGGTACGCAAGGGCGTCAAGTTCATGGGCCAGGTGGTGCGGATGAGCGACGGGCAGATCAAAGCGGCCGGTTACTTCCTGCTGCCCCAGATCGCCACGGACGGCCAGAAGCCGAACGCCACGCCCATCCTCTCCGGCGTCTTCCAGATCAGCCAGCCGTTGGTCCCCTGA